One genomic window of Ottowia oryzae includes the following:
- the aceE gene encoding pyruvate dehydrogenase (acetyl-transferring), homodimeric type, with translation MSAEPTAPAAGQDPDQQETREWRDALSSVIEQSGPERAHFLLEQLLEHARQHSIDMPFSATTGYVNTLEPAQEAHCPGNIAIEKRLRAFMRWNAMAMVVRANRLNPKDGGDLGGHIGSFASLASMLGAGFNHFWHAESEGHGGDCLYIQGHSAPGIYARAFLEGRITEEQMDNFRQEVDGKGLSSYPHPKLMPSFWQFPTVSMGLGPLMAIYQARFLKYLDARGIADTKNRKVWAFMGDGEMDEPESLGAISLAAREGLDNLVFVVNCNLQRLDGPVRGNGKIIQELEGEFRGSGWNVVKLIWGKGWDALLARDKSGKLKQLMMETLDGDYQAMKANDGAFVRKNFFGKYPETAKLVEHMSDEEIFDLRRGGHDPEKVYAAFSAAYNHKAQPTVLLVKTVKGYGMGKAGEGKNTVHQTKKLSDEDIRYIRDRFGIPVSDSDLDKLPYYKPADDTPEMKYLHERRKALGGYLPHRREKADEHFTIPSLDTFKAVLEPTTEGREISTTQAFVRFLTQLLRDKAFGPRVVPILVDEARTFGMEGLFRQIGIYNPKGQQYTPVDKDQVMYYKEAKDGQILQEGINEAGGMCSWISAATSYSTNNRIMMPFYVFYSMFGFQRVGDLAWAAGDMQARGFLLGGTSGRTTLNGEGLQHEDGHSQILAGTIPNCVSYDPTFAHEVGVIIHHGLVRMVEKQENVYYYLTLLNENYPMPGLKPGTEEEIIKGMYLCQPAAQVASNAPRVQLLGSGTILRESLAAQELLLKDWGVAADVWSCPSFNELGRDGQDVARWNLLHPMETPRKAFVTSQLEPHVGPVVASTDYMKSFVEQIRPFIPEGRSFTTLGTDGFGRSDFRSRLREHFEVDRHYITVAALHALADEGKVPVDRVAAAIKQYGIQADKVNPLKA, from the coding sequence ATGTCCGCAGAGCCCACTGCACCCGCCGCCGGCCAGGATCCTGATCAACAGGAAACCCGTGAATGGAGGGATGCGCTTTCCTCCGTGATTGAACAATCGGGCCCGGAACGCGCCCACTTTCTGCTGGAGCAATTGCTGGAACATGCCCGCCAGCACTCCATCGACATGCCGTTTTCGGCCACCACCGGCTACGTCAACACCCTGGAGCCTGCGCAAGAGGCCCACTGCCCAGGCAACATCGCCATCGAAAAGCGCCTGCGCGCCTTCATGCGCTGGAATGCCATGGCCATGGTGGTTCGCGCCAACCGGCTGAACCCCAAAGACGGGGGTGACCTGGGTGGCCACATCGGCTCTTTTGCGTCGCTGGCGTCCATGCTGGGCGCGGGCTTCAACCACTTCTGGCACGCCGAGAGCGAAGGCCACGGCGGCGACTGCCTCTACATCCAGGGCCACAGCGCACCGGGCATCTACGCCCGCGCCTTCCTGGAAGGGCGCATCACCGAAGAGCAGATGGACAACTTCCGCCAGGAAGTCGATGGCAAAGGTCTGTCCAGCTACCCGCACCCGAAACTGATGCCTTCGTTCTGGCAGTTCCCGACCGTCAGCATGGGCCTGGGCCCGCTGATGGCGATCTACCAGGCGCGTTTCTTGAAGTACCTGGATGCGCGCGGCATTGCCGACACCAAGAATCGCAAGGTTTGGGCCTTCATGGGCGACGGCGAGATGGACGAGCCCGAGAGCCTGGGCGCGATCAGCCTGGCTGCCCGCGAAGGGCTGGACAACCTGGTCTTCGTCGTCAACTGCAACCTGCAGCGCCTTGACGGCCCGGTGCGCGGCAACGGCAAGATCATCCAAGAGCTGGAAGGCGAATTCCGTGGCTCTGGCTGGAACGTGGTCAAGCTGATCTGGGGCAAGGGCTGGGACGCGCTGCTCGCGCGCGACAAGTCCGGCAAGCTCAAGCAGCTGATGATGGAGACGCTGGACGGCGACTATCAGGCCATGAAGGCCAACGACGGCGCCTTCGTGCGCAAGAACTTCTTCGGCAAGTACCCCGAGACCGCCAAACTGGTCGAGCACATGAGCGACGAAGAGATCTTCGATCTGCGCCGTGGCGGGCACGACCCGGAAAAGGTGTACGCCGCCTTCTCTGCCGCGTACAACCACAAGGCTCAGCCCACCGTGCTGCTGGTCAAGACCGTCAAAGGTTATGGCATGGGCAAGGCCGGCGAGGGCAAGAACACCGTCCACCAGACCAAGAAGCTGTCGGACGAGGACATCCGCTACATCCGCGACCGCTTCGGCATTCCTGTGTCCGACAGCGATCTGGACAAGCTGCCGTACTACAAGCCGGCCGACGACACGCCGGAGATGAAGTACCTGCACGAGCGCCGCAAGGCGCTGGGCGGCTACCTGCCGCACCGCCGCGAAAAGGCGGACGAGCACTTCACGATCCCCAGCCTGGACACCTTCAAGGCCGTGCTGGAGCCCACCACCGAAGGCCGCGAGATCAGCACCACCCAGGCGTTTGTGCGCTTCTTGACTCAGCTGCTGCGCGACAAGGCCTTTGGCCCGCGCGTGGTGCCCATCCTGGTGGATGAGGCGCGCACCTTCGGCATGGAAGGCCTGTTCCGCCAGATCGGCATCTACAACCCCAAAGGCCAGCAGTACACCCCGGTCGATAAAGACCAGGTGATGTACTACAAGGAGGCCAAGGACGGCCAGATCCTGCAGGAAGGCATCAACGAAGCCGGCGGCATGTGCAGCTGGATTTCCGCAGCCACCAGCTACAGCACGAACAACCGCATCATGATGCCGTTCTACGTGTTCTATTCGATGTTCGGTTTCCAGCGCGTGGGCGATCTGGCCTGGGCGGCGGGCGACATGCAGGCGCGCGGCTTCTTGCTGGGTGGCACCTCCGGGCGCACCACCCTGAACGGCGAAGGCCTGCAGCACGAAGACGGCCACAGCCAGATCCTGGCGGGCACCATTCCCAACTGCGTCAGCTACGACCCGACCTTCGCGCACGAAGTGGGCGTGATCATCCACCACGGCCTGGTTCGCATGGTCGAGAAGCAGGAAAACGTCTACTACTACCTGACGCTGCTGAACGAGAACTACCCCATGCCCGGCCTCAAGCCCGGCACCGAGGAAGAGATCATCAAGGGCATGTACCTGTGCCAGCCGGCCGCGCAAGTGGCCAGCAACGCGCCGCGCGTGCAGCTGCTGGGCTCGGGCACGATCCTGCGTGAGTCGCTGGCCGCGCAAGAGCTGCTGCTCAAAGACTGGGGCGTGGCCGCAGACGTCTGGAGCTGCCCCAGCTTCAACGAACTGGGCCGCGACGGCCAGGACGTGGCGCGCTGGAACCTGCTGCACCCGATGGAAACGCCCCGCAAGGCGTTTGTCACCTCGCAGCTGGAGCCGCATGTCGGCCCCGTGGTCGCTTCGACCGACTACATGAAGAGCTTCGTCGAGCAGATTCGCCCCTTCATCCCCGAAGGGCGCAGCTTCACCACGCTGGGCACCGACGGCTTTGGCCGCAGCGATTTCCGTTCGCGCCTGCGCGAGCACTTCGAGGTGGACCGCCACTACATCACCGTCGCCGCGCTGCATGCGCTGGCCGATGAAGGCAAGGTGCCCGTCGACCGCGTGGCCGCTGCCATCAAGCAGTACGGCATCCAGGCCGACAAGGTCAACCCGCTGAAGGCCTGA
- the aceF gene encoding dihydrolipoyllysine-residue acetyltransferase, whose protein sequence is MAMVEVKVPDIGDFDEVAVIEVLVKPGDTVKVEQSLVTVESDKASMEIPSSTAGVVKELKVKLGDKVSEGSVILVLEAAGDSAQNAAPAQAAPAPAATKSEATAPAAPAAAPAEAPAAAPAAAGPIEVRVPDIGDFKDVAVIEVFVQPGDTVKLEQSLITVESDKASMEIPSSAAGVIKEMKVKLGDKVNIGDLLAIVEGTSAAAPAAAAAAPAPTPAPAASAAPAAAAPAAASASAPAAMPAHDPTVAPTGKLPYASPSVRKFARELGVPLEEVKGTGINGRISAEDVQAFTRQVMSGSVQTKAQAANAPKGGSGVGLDLLPWPKVDFAKFGPIEAKPLSRIKKISGANLARNWVMIPHVTNNDEADITELEAFRVQTNAEAAKAKSDVKVTMLAFVIKAVVAALKKFPEFNTSLDGDNLVYKQYYNIGFAADTPNGLVVPVLKDADKKGILQISQEMGDLAKKARDGKMGPADMTGGCFSISSLGGIGGTSFTPIINAPEVAILGLSKSAMKPVWDGKQFVPRLTLPLSLSYDHRVIDGAAAARFNAYLAQVLADFRRVLL, encoded by the coding sequence ATGGCAATGGTTGAAGTGAAAGTCCCCGACATCGGCGACTTCGACGAAGTGGCGGTGATCGAGGTGCTGGTCAAGCCGGGCGACACCGTCAAGGTGGAGCAAAGCCTGGTCACGGTCGAATCCGACAAGGCTTCGATGGAAATCCCCTCCAGCACGGCTGGGGTGGTGAAGGAGCTCAAGGTCAAGCTGGGCGACAAGGTCAGCGAAGGCAGCGTGATCCTGGTGCTAGAAGCGGCCGGTGATTCCGCACAAAATGCGGCGCCAGCGCAGGCTGCACCTGCGCCAGCAGCTACGAAATCAGAAGCAACGGCGCCTGCCGCCCCCGCTGCTGCCCCGGCCGAAGCGCCCGCAGCAGCCCCGGCTGCCGCTGGCCCGATCGAGGTGCGCGTGCCCGACATCGGCGACTTCAAGGACGTCGCCGTGATCGAGGTGTTCGTTCAGCCGGGCGACACCGTCAAGCTGGAGCAAAGCCTGATCACCGTCGAATCCGACAAGGCTTCGATGGAGATTCCGTCCAGCGCGGCCGGCGTCATCAAAGAGATGAAGGTCAAGCTGGGCGACAAGGTGAACATTGGCGACCTGCTGGCCATCGTGGAAGGCACCAGCGCTGCGGCGCCGGCCGCCGCGGCGGCAGCACCTGCGCCCACGCCCGCACCAGCAGCCAGCGCTGCGCCCGCAGCTGCGGCACCCGCCGCCGCATCGGCCAGCGCCCCAGCTGCCATGCCCGCGCACGACCCCACGGTGGCGCCCACGGGCAAGCTGCCGTACGCCAGCCCCAGCGTGCGCAAGTTCGCGCGCGAACTGGGCGTGCCGCTGGAAGAGGTCAAAGGCACGGGCATCAACGGCCGCATCAGCGCCGAAGACGTGCAGGCTTTCACCCGTCAGGTGATGTCCGGCAGCGTGCAGACCAAGGCCCAGGCGGCGAACGCGCCCAAGGGCGGCTCGGGCGTCGGGCTGGATCTGCTGCCGTGGCCCAAGGTGGATTTCGCCAAGTTCGGCCCCATCGAAGCCAAGCCGCTGTCGCGCATCAAGAAGATCAGCGGCGCCAACCTGGCGCGCAACTGGGTGATGATTCCGCACGTCACCAATAACGACGAAGCCGACATCACCGAGCTGGAAGCCTTCCGCGTGCAGACCAACGCCGAGGCCGCCAAGGCCAAGAGCGACGTCAAGGTGACGATGCTGGCCTTCGTCATCAAGGCGGTGGTGGCTGCGCTGAAGAAATTCCCCGAGTTCAACACCAGCCTGGACGGCGACAACCTCGTCTACAAGCAGTACTACAACATCGGCTTTGCGGCAGACACGCCCAATGGCCTGGTGGTGCCGGTGCTGAAAGACGCCGACAAAAAGGGCATTCTGCAGATCAGCCAGGAAATGGGCGATCTGGCCAAGAAGGCCCGCGACGGCAAGATGGGCCCGGCCGACATGACGGGCGGGTGCTTCTCGATCAGCTCGCTGGGCGGCATTGGCGGCACCAGCTTCACGCCGATCATCAACGCGCCTGAGGTGGCGATTCTTGGCCTGTCCAAGAGTGCCATGAAGCCCGTCTGGGATGGCAAGCAGTTCGTGCCGCGTCTCACGCTGCCGCTGTCGCTCAGCTACGACCACCGCGTGATCGACGGCGCCGCCGCCGCGCGCTTCAATGCGTACCTGGCTCAGGTACTCGCCGACTTCCGACGCGTGCTGTTGTGA
- a CDS encoding glutamate racemase produces MSAVAERCAPTPADAAALATPLAGLQRPVAVFDAGIGSYAIVQRLQQRFPWLDLIYFADRASFPYGGKSREVLAPLIEATVGRLGTWGASAVVLASNAPSVMVLEGLQAAGLPVPVRGVFPPVREALAASRSGLVVVMGVASLASSPQIQAYIRREADGRPVAVENASAMVDLVENGSFLSQPQATQTAVDAFMAELLRRHPGADVCTLSSTHLPWLRPFFERAAPQVRFLDPADSVVAELEAFIGAAGQRAPGHVGQVLCVATESPDQPLSGLSDMLGRLGVALTPILVQPTVVGQPLGDKS; encoded by the coding sequence GTGAGCGCGGTGGCGGAGCGTTGCGCCCCAACGCCTGCCGACGCTGCGGCATTGGCCACGCCGCTGGCCGGGTTGCAGCGGCCGGTGGCCGTTTTCGATGCGGGCATCGGCAGCTATGCGATCGTGCAGCGCCTGCAGCAGCGCTTTCCGTGGCTTGATCTGATCTACTTTGCTGACCGCGCCAGCTTTCCGTACGGCGGAAAGTCGCGCGAGGTACTGGCGCCGTTGATCGAGGCCACGGTGGGGCGGCTGGGCACGTGGGGGGCCAGCGCCGTGGTGCTGGCGTCCAACGCGCCTTCGGTCATGGTGCTGGAAGGCCTGCAGGCCGCCGGCCTGCCGGTGCCCGTGCGCGGCGTTTTCCCGCCCGTGCGCGAGGCGCTGGCGGCCAGCCGCAGCGGCTTGGTGGTGGTGATGGGCGTGGCTTCGCTGGCGAGCAGCCCCCAGATCCAGGCATATATCCGCCGTGAAGCGGATGGGCGGCCGGTGGCGGTGGAAAACGCTTCTGCCATGGTCGACCTGGTCGAAAACGGCAGCTTCCTGAGCCAGCCGCAGGCCACGCAGACTGCGGTCGATGCCTTCATGGCCGAGCTGCTGCGCCGCCACCCCGGCGCCGACGTGTGCACGCTGTCTTCCACGCATTTGCCTTGGCTGCGGCCGTTTTTTGAACGCGCGGCCCCGCAGGTGCGCTTTCTGGATCCGGCTGACAGCGTGGTGGCTGAGTTGGAAGCTTTCATTGGCGCGGCAGGCCAGCGCGCACCCGGCCATGTGGGGCAGGTGCTGTGCGTGGCCACCGAATCGCCTGATCAACCCTTGTCCGGGCTGAGCGACATGCTTGGCCGCTTGGGCGTCGCACTGACGCCGATCCTGGTTCAACCGACGGTGGTGGGCCAGCCTCTAGGAGACAAATCATGA